In the Malaclemys terrapin pileata isolate rMalTer1 chromosome 12, rMalTer1.hap1, whole genome shotgun sequence genome, one interval contains:
- the LOC128846771 gene encoding olfactory receptor 6C74-like, producing the protein MAGLEKGNHTLITEFLLVGFETFPKLQITLFVVFFVIYLATIAGNLLLILTVWTDHHLHTPMYFFLSNLSFLETGYVSNIIPRLLVSLVTGDKMISLSGCFLQLFVFSFLGATECFLLTGMSYDRYLAICDPLHYASNMSPRFSFLLAFASWALGFVAPSFTVIMASLLPFCGPHEINHFFCDLTAVLKLPCTDTSLIEIAALISASTISMIPFVLTITSYVYVILTILRIPSTTGRKKAFSTCSSHLIVVSMFYGALIIMYVAPSGNQSLDFNKVFSLLYTVVTPMFNPIVYSLRNQEVKDALRRAIGKMWPSTKM; encoded by the coding sequence GATAACCCTCTTTGTGGTGTTCTTTGTCATCTACCTAGCAACCATTGCTGGGAACCTTCTCCTCATTCTGACCGTGTGGACTGATCACCACCTacacacccccatgtatttcttcctcagcAATTTATCCTTCCTGGAAACTGGCTATGTCTCCAATATCATCCCCAGGCTGCTGGTGAGTCTTGTGACAGGTGACAAGATGATTTCTCTCTCAGGCTGTTTCCTTCAGTTGTTTGTTTTTAGCTTTCTGGGTGCTACTGAGTGTTTCCTCCTGACTGGGATGTCCTATGACCGGTACTTGGCAATATGTGATCCACTGCATTATGCAAGTAATATGAGCCCCAGGTTTTCCTTTCTGCTGGCCTTTGCTTCTTGGGCATTAGGCTTTGTGGCTCCTTCCTTCACAGTAATTATGGCATCCCTGTTGCCCTTCTGCGGTCCTCATGAGATCAACCACTTTTTCTGCGATTTAACAGCTGTGTTGAAGCTTCCATGTACTGATACTAGCCTGATAGAGATAGCAGCTCTAATCTCTGCCTCTACTATATCAATGATCCCATTTGTCCTGACCATCACGTCCTACGTCTATGTCATCCTgaccatcctgagaatcccatCCACCACTGGCAggaaaaaggccttttccacctgttcctctcacctcattgtggttTCAATGTTCTATGGGGCTCTGATCATCATGTATGTGGCACCATCAGGAAACCAGTCTCTGGACTTCAACAAGGTGTTCTCCCTCCTCTACACGGTGGTGACTCCCATGTTCAACCCCAttgtctacagcctgaggaaccaGGAGGTAAAAGATGCCTTGAGGAGAGCTATCGGTAAAATGTGGCCTTCCACCAAAATGTAA